One Brachyhypopomus gauderio isolate BG-103 chromosome 15, BGAUD_0.2, whole genome shotgun sequence genomic region harbors:
- the pyroxd2 gene encoding pyridine nucleotide-disulfide oxidoreductase domain-containing protein 2 isoform X2, which produces MGGLTTAVLERRHVLGGAAVTEEIFPGFHFSRASYLLSLLRPHIYQDLNLKKHGLKVYMRDPHAFTPLQEEGVSRKPPRYLLLGSDMAKNQQEIGKFSEKDAKVYPDYVTHLEKLACAVHPLLDSPPVNIPGMIQGPLRKRLSALKSLKPLIKFGMKLGKNVPDFYELVTSPSMKLLNRWFESEPLKATLATDSVIGANTSPSHVGSGYVLLHHVMGELEQERGVWGYVEGGMGGVSKSIASSARSLGADIFTEQEVVQVLIGPDHSAMGVVLKDGTEVRSKVVLSNATPYVTFKKLTPQDALDQTFINAINQIDYTSPVTKINVAVDKLPNFLAAPNTAAGTPGPHHQCSIHLNCESLDVLETAYRECQQGRPSSRPMMEMTIPSVLDPTLAPPGCHVVSFFTQFTPYWLEGGRAWADEDRENFANSVFDSVESYAPGFKESIVGKDILTPPDLERVFGLTGGNIFHGAMSLDQLYLARPLPSIANYRSPIKRLYICGSGSHPGGGVMGSAGWSAALTVLADLKGR; this is translated from the exons ATGGGAGGCCTAACTACAGCAGTTCTAGAACGTAGGCACGTGCTAGGTGGAGCTGCCGTAACTGAGGAGATCTTTCCAG GCTTCCATTTTTCCCGGGCCTCCTATCTCCTCAGTTTACTGCGTCCTCACATTTATCAGGATCTTAACCTAAAG AAACATGGCCTGAAGGTATACATGAGAGACCCCCATGCTTTCACGCCCTTGCAGGAAGAGGGGGTCAGCAGAAAGCCACCTCGCTATCTTTTACTAGGATCTGATATGGCAAAGAATCAGCAGGAGATTGGAAAATTCTCAGAAAAGGATGCCAAG GTTTATCCTGATTACGTTACACACTTGGAGAAGCTGGCTTGTGCTGTGCACCCGCTGCTGGATTCACCTCCAGTTAACATCCCAGGCATGATCCAGGGACCTCTGAGGAAGAGATTATCTGCACTGAAGAGTCTAAAACCATTGATTAAATTTG GGATGAAATTGGGGAAAAATGTGCCGGACTTCTATGAACTTGTAACATCTCCAAGTATGAAG TTATTGAATCGCTGGTTTGAGTCTGAGCCACTGAAAGCAACATTAGCCACGGACTCTGTGATAGGTGCTAACACAAGCCCCAGTCATGTGGGTAGTGG GTATGTCCTCCTGCACCATGTAATGGGGGAACTGGAACAGGAGAGAGGAGTCTGGGGTTATGTGGAAGGAGGCATGGGTGGTGTTTCCAAGTCCATTGCTAGTTCTGCACGCTCCCTTGGAGCAGATATCTTCACTGAACAG GAAGTGGTACAGGTTCTGATCGGACCGGATCACTCTGCTATGGGTGTTGTGCTGAAAGATGGTACTGAAGTTCGCAGTAAGGTGGTTTTGTCCAATGCTACTCCTTACGTAACCTTCAAAAAACTCACACCACAG GATGCTCTAGATCAGACGTTTATTAATGCTATAAATCAGATTGACTACACCTCTCCTGTCACCAAGATAAATG TGGCTGTGGACAAACTACCAAACTTCTTGGCTGCCCCTAACACTGCTGCTGGGACGCCGGGTCCACACCATCAGTGCTCCATTCACCTGAACTGTGAGAGTTTGGATGTACTGGAGACGGCATATAGGGAGTGTCAACAAGGACGTCCATCCTCAAG ACCTATGATGGAAATGACCATTCCATCTGTGCTAGATCCTACTCTAGCGCCCCCTGGCTGTCATGTGGTCTCCTTCTTCACACAGTTTACCCCTTACTGGCTGGAGGGTGGACGAGCATGGGCAGATGAGGACAGGGAGAATTTTGCAAACTCAG TGTTTGACTCGGTTGAATCTTATGCACCTGGATTTAAAGAGTCAATAGTTGGCAAGGATATCCTGACCCCTCCTGACCTGGAGAGGGTATTTGGGCTCACGGGAGGG AATATATTCCATGGTGCAATGTCACTGGATCAGCTGTACCTGGCAAGACCTTTACCCTCAATCGCAAACTACCGTTCACCAATCAAACGGCTGTATATATGTGGCAGTGGCAGTCATCCAG GTGGGGGCGTCATGGGCTCTGCTGGCTGGAGCGCTGCACTGACCGTCCTGGCTGACCTTAAGGGGCGATGA
- the pyroxd2 gene encoding pyridine nucleotide-disulfide oxidoreductase domain-containing protein 2 isoform X3 yields MRDPHAFTPLQEEGVSRKPPRYLLLGSDMAKNQQEIGKFSEKDAKVYPDYVTHLEKLACAVHPLLDSPPVNIPGMIQGPLRKRLSALKSLKPLIKFGMKLGKNVPDFYELVTSPSMKLLNRWFESEPLKATLATDSVIGANTSPSHVGSGYVLLHHVMGELEQERGVWGYVEGGMGGVSKSIASSARSLGADIFTEQEVVQVLIGPDHSAMGVVLKDGTEVRSKVVLSNATPYVTFKKLTPQDALDQTFINAINQIDYTSPVTKINVAVDKLPNFLAAPNTAAGTPGPHHQCSIHLNCESLDVLETAYRECQQGRPSSRPMMEMTIPSVLDPTLAPPGCHVVSFFTQFTPYWLEGGRAWADEDRENFANSVFDSVESYAPGFKESIVGKDILTPPDLERVFGLTGGNIFHGAMSLDQLYLARPLPSIANYRSPIKRLYICGSGSHPGGGVMGSAGWSAALTVLADLKGR; encoded by the exons ATGAGAGACCCCCATGCTTTCACGCCCTTGCAGGAAGAGGGGGTCAGCAGAAAGCCACCTCGCTATCTTTTACTAGGATCTGATATGGCAAAGAATCAGCAGGAGATTGGAAAATTCTCAGAAAAGGATGCCAAG GTTTATCCTGATTACGTTACACACTTGGAGAAGCTGGCTTGTGCTGTGCACCCGCTGCTGGATTCACCTCCAGTTAACATCCCAGGCATGATCCAGGGACCTCTGAGGAAGAGATTATCTGCACTGAAGAGTCTAAAACCATTGATTAAATTTG GGATGAAATTGGGGAAAAATGTGCCGGACTTCTATGAACTTGTAACATCTCCAAGTATGAAG TTATTGAATCGCTGGTTTGAGTCTGAGCCACTGAAAGCAACATTAGCCACGGACTCTGTGATAGGTGCTAACACAAGCCCCAGTCATGTGGGTAGTGG GTATGTCCTCCTGCACCATGTAATGGGGGAACTGGAACAGGAGAGAGGAGTCTGGGGTTATGTGGAAGGAGGCATGGGTGGTGTTTCCAAGTCCATTGCTAGTTCTGCACGCTCCCTTGGAGCAGATATCTTCACTGAACAG GAAGTGGTACAGGTTCTGATCGGACCGGATCACTCTGCTATGGGTGTTGTGCTGAAAGATGGTACTGAAGTTCGCAGTAAGGTGGTTTTGTCCAATGCTACTCCTTACGTAACCTTCAAAAAACTCACACCACAG GATGCTCTAGATCAGACGTTTATTAATGCTATAAATCAGATTGACTACACCTCTCCTGTCACCAAGATAAATG TGGCTGTGGACAAACTACCAAACTTCTTGGCTGCCCCTAACACTGCTGCTGGGACGCCGGGTCCACACCATCAGTGCTCCATTCACCTGAACTGTGAGAGTTTGGATGTACTGGAGACGGCATATAGGGAGTGTCAACAAGGACGTCCATCCTCAAG ACCTATGATGGAAATGACCATTCCATCTGTGCTAGATCCTACTCTAGCGCCCCCTGGCTGTCATGTGGTCTCCTTCTTCACACAGTTTACCCCTTACTGGCTGGAGGGTGGACGAGCATGGGCAGATGAGGACAGGGAGAATTTTGCAAACTCAG TGTTTGACTCGGTTGAATCTTATGCACCTGGATTTAAAGAGTCAATAGTTGGCAAGGATATCCTGACCCCTCCTGACCTGGAGAGGGTATTTGGGCTCACGGGAGGG AATATATTCCATGGTGCAATGTCACTGGATCAGCTGTACCTGGCAAGACCTTTACCCTCAATCGCAAACTACCGTTCACCAATCAAACGGCTGTATATATGTGGCAGTGGCAGTCATCCAG GTGGGGGCGTCATGGGCTCTGCTGGCTGGAGCGCTGCACTGACCGTCCTGGCTGACCTTAAGGGGCGATGA
- the pyroxd2 gene encoding pyridine nucleotide-disulfide oxidoreductase domain-containing protein 2 isoform X1: MAATVLLGCSSKKLLCIRIWSRAIHSSKLKTEYDAVIIGGGHNGLIASAYLQMGGLTTAVLERRHVLGGAAVTEEIFPGFHFSRASYLLSLLRPHIYQDLNLKKHGLKVYMRDPHAFTPLQEEGVSRKPPRYLLLGSDMAKNQQEIGKFSEKDAKVYPDYVTHLEKLACAVHPLLDSPPVNIPGMIQGPLRKRLSALKSLKPLIKFGMKLGKNVPDFYELVTSPSMKLLNRWFESEPLKATLATDSVIGANTSPSHVGSGYVLLHHVMGELEQERGVWGYVEGGMGGVSKSIASSARSLGADIFTEQEVVQVLIGPDHSAMGVVLKDGTEVRSKVVLSNATPYVTFKKLTPQDALDQTFINAINQIDYTSPVTKINVAVDKLPNFLAAPNTAAGTPGPHHQCSIHLNCESLDVLETAYRECQQGRPSSRPMMEMTIPSVLDPTLAPPGCHVVSFFTQFTPYWLEGGRAWADEDRENFANSVFDSVESYAPGFKESIVGKDILTPPDLERVFGLTGGNIFHGAMSLDQLYLARPLPSIANYRSPIKRLYICGSGSHPGGGVMGSAGWSAALTVLADLKGR; the protein is encoded by the exons ATGGCTGCAACGGTTTTGTTAGGTTGCTCTTCGAAAAAGCTTCTGTGTATTCGGATATGGTCAAGGGCCATACATAGCAGCAAGCTCAAAACAGAATACGACGCAGTTATTATTGGTGGAG GACACAATGGACTTATTGCT TCAGCCTACCTGCAGATGGGAGGCCTAACTACAGCAGTTCTAGAACGTAGGCACGTGCTAGGTGGAGCTGCCGTAACTGAGGAGATCTTTCCAG GCTTCCATTTTTCCCGGGCCTCCTATCTCCTCAGTTTACTGCGTCCTCACATTTATCAGGATCTTAACCTAAAG AAACATGGCCTGAAGGTATACATGAGAGACCCCCATGCTTTCACGCCCTTGCAGGAAGAGGGGGTCAGCAGAAAGCCACCTCGCTATCTTTTACTAGGATCTGATATGGCAAAGAATCAGCAGGAGATTGGAAAATTCTCAGAAAAGGATGCCAAG GTTTATCCTGATTACGTTACACACTTGGAGAAGCTGGCTTGTGCTGTGCACCCGCTGCTGGATTCACCTCCAGTTAACATCCCAGGCATGATCCAGGGACCTCTGAGGAAGAGATTATCTGCACTGAAGAGTCTAAAACCATTGATTAAATTTG GGATGAAATTGGGGAAAAATGTGCCGGACTTCTATGAACTTGTAACATCTCCAAGTATGAAG TTATTGAATCGCTGGTTTGAGTCTGAGCCACTGAAAGCAACATTAGCCACGGACTCTGTGATAGGTGCTAACACAAGCCCCAGTCATGTGGGTAGTGG GTATGTCCTCCTGCACCATGTAATGGGGGAACTGGAACAGGAGAGAGGAGTCTGGGGTTATGTGGAAGGAGGCATGGGTGGTGTTTCCAAGTCCATTGCTAGTTCTGCACGCTCCCTTGGAGCAGATATCTTCACTGAACAG GAAGTGGTACAGGTTCTGATCGGACCGGATCACTCTGCTATGGGTGTTGTGCTGAAAGATGGTACTGAAGTTCGCAGTAAGGTGGTTTTGTCCAATGCTACTCCTTACGTAACCTTCAAAAAACTCACACCACAG GATGCTCTAGATCAGACGTTTATTAATGCTATAAATCAGATTGACTACACCTCTCCTGTCACCAAGATAAATG TGGCTGTGGACAAACTACCAAACTTCTTGGCTGCCCCTAACACTGCTGCTGGGACGCCGGGTCCACACCATCAGTGCTCCATTCACCTGAACTGTGAGAGTTTGGATGTACTGGAGACGGCATATAGGGAGTGTCAACAAGGACGTCCATCCTCAAG ACCTATGATGGAAATGACCATTCCATCTGTGCTAGATCCTACTCTAGCGCCCCCTGGCTGTCATGTGGTCTCCTTCTTCACACAGTTTACCCCTTACTGGCTGGAGGGTGGACGAGCATGGGCAGATGAGGACAGGGAGAATTTTGCAAACTCAG TGTTTGACTCGGTTGAATCTTATGCACCTGGATTTAAAGAGTCAATAGTTGGCAAGGATATCCTGACCCCTCCTGACCTGGAGAGGGTATTTGGGCTCACGGGAGGG AATATATTCCATGGTGCAATGTCACTGGATCAGCTGTACCTGGCAAGACCTTTACCCTCAATCGCAAACTACCGTTCACCAATCAAACGGCTGTATATATGTGGCAGTGGCAGTCATCCAG GTGGGGGCGTCATGGGCTCTGCTGGCTGGAGCGCTGCACTGACCGTCCTGGCTGACCTTAAGGGGCGATGA